TCTTCGGTGTCGAGATCGACCTGCCCCTTGGCGATGGATTTGAACGACTTGCCGTCGAACTCAGCCACCATCTCGGTCCACATCTCGTCGATGCCGTCGGTGAGCAGCAGCACCTCGTAGCCCTTGGCGCGGAAGGCCTCCATGTGGGGCGAGTTCTCGAGCGTGGCGCGCGAGTCGCCGGTCATGAAGAAGATGTCCTTCTGACCTTCCTTCATGCGCTCGATGTACTGGCGCAGCGACGTGGTGCCGGTCTCGGCGTGGGTCGACTCGAACCGAGCAAGCTCGAGCAAGGTGTCGCGGTTCTCGAAGTCGCCGTACAGCCCTTCCTTCAGCGCGCGGCCGAGGGCGGTCCAGAAGGTGTCGTAGCTCTCGGGCTTCTCGCTGGCCAGCTCTTGCAGGGTCGAGAGCACCTTCTTCACGAGGCGGCGGCGCATCTGCTGGATCTGGCGGTCTTGCTGCAGGATCTCGCGCGAGACGTTGAGCGAGAGGTCTTGCGCGTCGACCACGCCCTTCACGAAGCGGAGGTACTCGGGCATGAGCGCCTCGCAGTCGTCCATGATGAAGACGCGCTTCACGTACAGCTGCACGCCGCGCTTCGCCTCGCGCATGAACAGGTCGTACGGAGCCCGCGACGGGATGAACAGCAGCGCTTCGTACTCGAAGGTGCCCTCGGCGCGGAAGTGAATGGTCTCGAGGGGGTCGTTCCAGTCGTGGCTGACGTGCTTGTAGAACTCCTTGTACTCGTCGGCCGTCACCTCGTCCTTGGGGCGCGCCCAGATGGCCTTCATCGAGTTGAGGGTCTGGTTCTCGGTGCTGGTCTTGCCCTCTTCGCCCGGCGTCTCGACCTCCATGCGCACGGGCCACGAGATGAAGTCGGAGTACTTCTTGACGATCTCGCGCAGCTTCCAGTCTGACGTGTAGTCGTGGAGCTGATCTTCCTTGTCTTCCGGCTTCAGGTGAAGGGTCACCGACGTGCCCTGGGGCGCGTCGTCGAGCGTTTCGATGGTGTAGGTGCCTTCACCGGCCGACTCCCAGCGCGTGCCTTCGGCCTGGCCCGCGCGACGGCCCACGCCGAACTGGCCGATGAGGTCTTGGGAACCCGCCGCGTCCTTGCTCTCACGCAGCTTCTTGAGGA
Above is a window of Pseudomonadota bacterium DNA encoding:
- the htpG gene encoding molecular chaperone HtpG, whose product is MNAQIETLEFQAEARQLLTLMVHSIYSNKDIFLRELISNASDALDKLRIEALLQPDIADTSDLHIDLIADKETRTLTIRDNGIGMSRDDVVNLIGTIARSGTAEFLKKLRESKDAAGSQDLIGQFGVGRRAGQAEGTRWESAGEGTYTIETLDDAPQGTSVTLHLKPEDKEDQLHDYTSDWKLREIVKKYSDFISWPVRMEVETPGEEGKTSTENQTLNSMKAIWARPKDEVTADEYKEFYKHVSHDWNDPLETIHFRAEGTFEYEALLFIPSRAPYDLFMREAKRGVQLYVKRVFIMDDCEALMPEYLRFVKGVVDAQDLSLNVSREILQQDRQIQQMRRRLVKKVLSTLQELASEKPESYDTFWTALGRALKEGLYGDFENRDTLLELARFESTHAETGTTSLRQYIERMKEGQKDIFFMTGDSRATLENSPHMEAFRAKGYEVLLLTDGIDEMWTEMVAEFDGKSFKSIAKGQVDLDTEDEKKSAEAAREQQKKDFAAMMSWMASKLEKDVKEVRLSTRLTTSPACVVGDAHDPTP